ATCGTCGCCCAGCTCGGCTCCGGCCTGCTCATCCCGCTGGAGACCATGTCGCACGGCATGGCCACCGTCTGCCGGGCGCTGCCCACCACCCCGGCGTTCCAGCTGCTGCGCCTCGGCTGGTTCGGCACCGACGGCTCGCAGCCGGCTACCGGCTTCCTCGGCACCTGGCCGCAGGCGCTCCCGCACCTGGCCCTGGGCGCCCTCTGGCTGGCCGCCGCGGTGTGGGCCGCCCGCCGCTGGTTCCGCTGGGAGCCCCGGCGCTGACGGCCGGCCGGGAACGGGTGAAAGGATCGGGGCTCATGCTTCCGTCGAGAGGGGACGACGTGGACGCGGCCGGGCGGGTGCGGCGCCTGCGGGCGCTGAGCAAGCCGCAGCGCACCGAACTGTTCCTGCGCTGGTCGGCGTACCTGGCCGGGGTGTTCCAGCCGCTCCTGGTGATCGGGTCCCTCAGCGGGGCCGCCGGTCGGGCGCTGTCCCCCACCGCCCGGATAGCGACCGTCGCCGCCGCCCTGGTGTCGAGCGTCCTGTACGTGATCGCCTGCCGGGTCTCCCTCGCCTCCTACCTGGGCCGCCGCCCGCGGCCCACCGGCTGGCTGCTCGCCTCGTCGGCGGTGATGCTCGGCACCTACTGGACGACGCTGGCCTGCGCGCCCGACGGCGGCGGGCCCGTGCCGGGCGCGCTCGCCGCGGCCGCCTGGCTGGTGGTGTTCTGGTTCGGCCCGCTGGCCGTCGCCCTGCCCGTCCGGGCCGCCGCCCCGCTCGGCGCGCTGGCACTGCTGATCGGCTTCCCCGCCGCCCGGACCGGCGGGATCCCCGCCGACACCGCCGCGGGTCTCCTGGTCGGGACGGCCGCCTCCATGACGGTGATCGGCGCCACCTGGCGGTCCACCGCCTGGATCATCGCGGTGGTCTGGGAGCTCGACGCCGCCCGCGAGGCGCAGTCCCGGCTGGCCGTCGCCGAGGAACGCCTGCGCTTCTCCCGCGACCTGCACGACGTGCTCGGCCGGAACCTCACCACGATCGCGCTCAAGAGCGAACTCGCCGTCCGGCTGGCCCGGCGCGACCGCGCCGAGGCCGCCGACCAGATGGTGGAGGTGCAGCGGATCGCGCAGGAGTCGCAGCGCGAGGTCCGCGACGTGGTGCGCGGCTACCGGACGGCCGACCTGGCCGCCGAGGCGGCCGGCGCGGGGTCGGTGCTCCGGGCCGCCGGGGTCGCCTGCACCGTCGAGCTCGGGCCGGACGCCGCCGGGCTGCCGCCACTCGCCCAGTCCGTCCTCGGCTGGGTCGTCCGGGAGGCCGCCACCAACGTGCTGCGGCACAGCGAGGCGCAGCGGTGCACCATCCGCCTGTGCCTCGATGCCGGGACCGCCCGGCTGGAGGTGGAGAACGACGGCGTGGGCCCCCGGCCGGCCGGCGCGCTCCCCGGCACCGGGCTGCTCGGCCTGCGGGAGCGGCTCGCCGCGCACGGCGGGCACCTGCTGCCGCCCGAGGCCGCCGACGGCCGGTTCCGCCTCACCGCCTCGTTCCCGCTCGACCCGCCCGCCCTGGAGGTGGCCGCCCCGTGACCGCACCCGTCCGCGTCCTGCTCGCCGACGACGAGCACCTGATCCGCGGGGCGCTCGCCACCCTGCTCGGGCTGGAGGACGACCTGCAGGTCGTCGCGGAGGCCGCCTCCGGTCCCGAGGCGCTGGCGATGGCCCGCGCCCACCGGCCGGACATCGCCGTGCTCGACCTCCAGATGCCGGGCCTGGACGGGCTGGAGGTCGCCGCCGAGCTGCGCCGCGCCCTGCCGGACTGCCGGACGATGATCGTCACCGGCCACGGCCGGCCCGGCTACCTCAAGCGCGCCCTGGAGGTGGGCGTACGGGGCTTCCTGCCGAAGACGGTCTCCGCCGCCGACCTGGCCGGGATCATCCGCACCGTGCACGCCGGGGGCCGGTACGTCGACCCGGAGCTGGCCGCCGACGCGATCAGCGCCGGCGACAGCCCGCTCACCCCGCGCGAGACGGACGTGCTGGAACTCGCGGCGCATGGGACGTCCGTCGCCGAGATCGCCCAGCGGGCCGCGCTCTCCCCCGGCACCGTCCGCAACTACCTCTCCTCGGCGGCCGGCAAGCTGGGTGCCGAGAACCGCCACGCCGCCGTCCGGATCGCCCGCGAGCACGGCTGGATCTGACGGCGGCCCCTCCCGCAGGCGGCTCAGGCCCAGTCGGTGCCGGTCAGCCGCTCGTAGGCCTCGACGTACTTGGCCCGGCTGCGCTCGACGATGTCGGCGGGGAGCGCCGGCGGCGGCTCCTCGCCCTTGCGGTCCCAGCCGGAGGCCGGCGAGGCCAGCCAGTCGCGGATGAACTGCTTGTCGAACGACGGCTGGGCGTGGCCCGGCTGCCACTGGTCGGCCGGCCAGAAGCGCGAGGAGTCCGGGGTGAGGACCTCGTCGCCGATCACCAGCTCGCCGTCCAGCAGGCCGAACTCGAACTTGGTGTCGGCCAGGATGATCCCCCGGTCGCGGGCGATGTCCCGGGCCCGGGAGTACACCGCGAGCGTGGTCTGCCGCAGGGTGGCGGCCAGCTCCGGACCGAGCCGGCGGGCGGTCTCCTCGTAGGGCACGTTCTCGTCGTGCTCGCCGACCTCGGCCTTGAGGGCCGGGGTGTAGACCGGCGCGGGCAGCTCGGAGCCGTCCTCCAGGCCCTCCGGCAGGGCGATGCCGCAGACGGTGCGGCTCACCCGGTACTCCTCCAGCCCGGAGCCGGCCAGGTAGCCGCGGGCCACGCACTCGACCGGCACCATGTCCAGGCTGCGGCAGACCAGCGTGCGGCCCTGCCAGTCGGCGGGCGCGCCGGCGGGGAGCTCGGTGGAGACGACGTGGTTGGGCACCAGGTCGGCGATCCGCTCGAACCACCACAGCGACAGCTGGGTGAGGATCCGGCCCTTGTCGGGGATCTCATTGGGCAGCACCCAGTCGAATGCGGAGGTGCGGTCGCTGGCCACCATCACCAGATCGCCGTTGTCGGCGCGGTAGAGGTCGCGCACCTTGCCGGTGTGCAGGTGGACCAGGCCGGGCACCTGGACGGGCTCGGGCTTGGTGACAAATCCGCTCAACGTCGTCTCGTCCTCAGGAAGGGGGCTGTGGGCACGAGTCTTTCACGAGCGCCGTCAGGCCTCCTTGCAGAGGTGGTCGAGCAGATTGGCGGTGGCCCGCTGGATCCGGGCATCGGTGTGGCCGGGCCGGTCGAGCGCGGGCGACCAGGCGAACGTCCCGGCCGCGAAGACGTAGGCACCGCTGAGTGCCCGGTAGAGGGAGGTCTGCTGGTGGCGCCGGCGCCCGGCGGAGTCCCGGTACGGCGAGTGGGCGAGCAGGATCCGCTCGGCGTGCCGGGGCAGCGGGACCCGCGGGTTGTAGTGGTCGGCCTCGCCGGCGACCAGCCCGGGCACCTCGTCGCCCTCGTGCAGGCCCGTCCCCGCCCAGAGCCAGTGGCCGGTGTTGCGGGCGATCATCGGCGCCGCGACGGGCACGCTGCCGGCGTACTGGACGCCGAGCAGCAGCTGCTCGGGCTCGCCCGCGTCCCGCCAGAGCGCGCTCGCGCTGCCGTGCAGCCCGGCGGCCGGGCCGCCAGGCTGCACGCGCTGGCGCTTGCGGCAGTTGAGCAGCCGGTGCGGCTCACCGGACGGCCCCGCGGACAGCTCGACCCGCCAGTAGAGGGTGTTGGCGGAGAGGAAAACCAGCGAGGTGCCGGCGTCCCGGGCCTGCTCGACGGCCCGCCGCATCGGCTCCGACCAGTACTCGTCGTGCCCGGGGAAGACCATCGCGCGGTACCGGGTCGGGTCGACCAGCCCGGCGTGCAGGTCGGTGGCGGTGGTGTAGGCGAGGTCGTAGCCGTAGCGCTCGGCCCAGCGGACGAAGTCGTAGGCGTGGCCGACGTGCAGCGGAAGGCCGGCACCGGCGTGCGGCCGGTCGAAGGACACCGTGACGGCCGCCTCCGACTCGCCGACCAGGCCGCCCAGGTCGTCCCAGGCGTGGTAGAGGCTGGCGCCGGTGCGGCCGTCCTCCGGGAAGAGGTTGTAGGCCTGCCAGGTGACGTCGGGCAGCACCAGCAGCAGCTCCGGCGGCCGGGCCGACGCGGCGTCGCGCACGGTGAACGGCACGTGGCTGCGGTGGCGGTTGTCGGCCGTGGTGAGCACGGCCACGTACGCGCCGGGACGCCAGTGGGAGGGGATCTGGAGCCGCCAGGACTGCCACCAGTGGTGGCAGGAGACCGTCCGGCCGACCACCAGCGGCGCCGGCTGGGAGATCCCGCCGATCAGCGGGCTGGAGGTCATCTGCCGGGCGCCGTCGCCGCCGTAGTGACCGATCCGGTAGACGTCCACGCCGAACTCGCGCGGCGGATTGACCGTGACCCGGAAGTCGACCGCGCC
The Kitasatospora paranensis genome window above contains:
- a CDS encoding sensor histidine kinase, which translates into the protein MLPSRGDDVDAAGRVRRLRALSKPQRTELFLRWSAYLAGVFQPLLVIGSLSGAAGRALSPTARIATVAAALVSSVLYVIACRVSLASYLGRRPRPTGWLLASSAVMLGTYWTTLACAPDGGGPVPGALAAAAWLVVFWFGPLAVALPVRAAAPLGALALLIGFPAARTGGIPADTAAGLLVGTAASMTVIGATWRSTAWIIAVVWELDAAREAQSRLAVAEERLRFSRDLHDVLGRNLTTIALKSELAVRLARRDRAEAADQMVEVQRIAQESQREVRDVVRGYRTADLAAEAAGAGSVLRAAGVACTVELGPDAAGLPPLAQSVLGWVVREAATNVLRHSEAQRCTIRLCLDAGTARLEVENDGVGPRPAGALPGTGLLGLRERLAAHGGHLLPPEAADGRFRLTASFPLDPPALEVAAP
- a CDS encoding phosphoribosylaminoimidazolesuccinocarboxamide synthase, producing the protein MSGFVTKPEPVQVPGLVHLHTGKVRDLYRADNGDLVMVASDRTSAFDWVLPNEIPDKGRILTQLSLWWFERIADLVPNHVVSTELPAGAPADWQGRTLVCRSLDMVPVECVARGYLAGSGLEEYRVSRTVCGIALPEGLEDGSELPAPVYTPALKAEVGEHDENVPYEETARRLGPELAATLRQTTLAVYSRARDIARDRGIILADTKFEFGLLDGELVIGDEVLTPDSSRFWPADQWQPGHAQPSFDKQFIRDWLASPASGWDRKGEEPPPALPADIVERSRAKYVEAYERLTGTDWA
- a CDS encoding N,N-dimethylformamidase beta subunit family domain-containing protein gives rise to the protein MGTGVNRRWESGTLAHSVSDPFGQGPLPWLRSPDQYVADGGVPWYVSVDAPGQQPLTAPPPAPPVGTPANSDDVVQQIKGFASAGVHRPGGAVDFRVTVNPPREFGVDVYRIGHYGGDGARQMTSSPLIGGISQPAPLVVGRTVSCHHWWQSWRLQIPSHWRPGAYVAVLTTADNRHRSHVPFTVRDAASARPPELLLVLPDVTWQAYNLFPEDGRTGASLYHAWDDLGGLVGESEAAVTVSFDRPHAGAGLPLHVGHAYDFVRWAERYGYDLAYTTATDLHAGLVDPTRYRAMVFPGHDEYWSEPMRRAVEQARDAGTSLVFLSANTLYWRVELSAGPSGEPHRLLNCRKRQRVQPGGPAAGLHGSASALWRDAGEPEQLLLGVQYAGSVPVAAPMIARNTGHWLWAGTGLHEGDEVPGLVAGEADHYNPRVPLPRHAERILLAHSPYRDSAGRRRHQQTSLYRALSGAYVFAAGTFAWSPALDRPGHTDARIQRATANLLDHLCKEA
- a CDS encoding response regulator transcription factor; protein product: MTAPVRVLLADDEHLIRGALATLLGLEDDLQVVAEAASGPEALAMARAHRPDIAVLDLQMPGLDGLEVAAELRRALPDCRTMIVTGHGRPGYLKRALEVGVRGFLPKTVSAADLAGIIRTVHAGGRYVDPELAADAISAGDSPLTPRETDVLELAAHGTSVAEIAQRAALSPGTVRNYLSSAAGKLGAENRHAAVRIAREHGWI